GTCGAATCCCACCTTGCGGTAAAACCATGGAGGCCGGTGCTTCTCAGGAACACATCTGTGGCTTTTTGCGCATGTAGTTGAGTGCACGGCTATTTGTTCGTGCCCGTGCCTCACGTAGCACCATAGCACGAATTGACGTCCGTGAATCACGTAACTTCATTTCCGTGCCTGATGTAGCATCGTATCTATGCCTCTACTTGCGCCTCTTGTTGTATAAGTGCTTCTTGCAGCTGCATATCCACGCCTGTCGTTGCTTCTCGTTCTTTCTGTCCATCTCGTAGCGTCAGCTGCAACAGTGCCTCTGAAAAAACACAGCACTGCTCCTACCAGCGAATGTATCACTGAAAACAATTGCCACTCCCAATGAATGTACCACACCTGTGTGTCCGAGAGTTAAACCCGACACTTCAAGCATGCTTCTCTTGGTCAGAGACTTGTGCCTCTACATACTGCCCCTGCATGCCTCACGAGATAAATTGTAAAAGTTAACATTTGACAGCAAACTACGCAAGACAACGATCATCTCCCCGACTTGCTGGAGATACGACGGTTGCTAAAAACACAACtgctgattttatttttattttttgtaaagaaAAACCACGATTAAAAACCCAGGATGTGCACAACCGCACCACCAAGGAGATGAAACCACGATCCAGAACCCACGATGTGCACAACCGCATCGACAGTGAGATCGTGCACTCCTTTGCTGCTTCCCCACCCTTAAATTTAGACTTCCGCTGCGGCCTTCTTACACACAAACAACAGAAATCGCCATTGCGCTCCCACTCATTGTTCCCCACGGAAAAACAGGTTGTAGGAGGACcaactgctccaggccatgggattcatcaaggaattcatggaggtgcaggcccacggcaacaccaagttgcacgtgatCCACACCAACGACTTGCACAAGGCGGCGACCACCATCGAGCAGTACGAGCGACACCTCGAATtcgagcgccacaagatcgtcggagttgatgtggagtacaccaacgacgttggcgaagatcagaaaccagccctcgtccagctctccgtcggcaaggatcatccggtgttgctcttccaactgagcgtcgccgacaagaactgcaccaggttcgacaacttcctcgccgaccctaGATACACGTTTGCTGGATTCTCCATCGAAGGCGACATAGAGATGCTCGGGCGCGTCGGACTAGAGATCGcccacttcgtcgacatccagaaggaatggAGGGTGCCTACAGCTACCAAGCCTCTGGACTCCCTTGGGGATGTCTCAGGCATCCATGTccacgactactacaacaacatgaagaagaagctcACCAACGCAGAGCACCAGTGCTGGGCGCACATGCCCCtttccatgaggcacatcgagtacgtgGCAAAAGATGCTTACGCTGCGTACGAGATATGGAGCCGCCTCACCATCATCCAGGAAGGCCTCCGCCGGGCAAAACTCGAGAAGGAGCAGACCAGGAAGCGCGCAAGGTCCTGCGGTGACTACGACTACTGAAGCAGGTGGTCCCGGCCAAGAAAAGTAACTAGAAGATTGCTCATGCCATTCTAGATTTCCCGTTAGATTTGCTTTCTCTCAAGACTGTCGTTTGCTTGTTCTAAATTTAGATTTGCTTGTGTCGCAgttaaccttgtagtttgcttCCAGTTTACATATCTTCTGAACAAGTTTATTTCCAGTGCAATGTTGCAGTTTTCTATTATTAGAATATATTGGCGTGAACTGAAAAATATGAACACAGTACAGATAACCTTGTAGTTTGCTTCCAGTTTACATATCTTCTGAACAAGTTTATTTCCTGTGCAATGTTGCCGTTTTCTATTATTAGAATATATTGGCGTGAACTGAAAAATATAAACACAGTACATATACTATACGATTAGCGTAACGCACAGAGCAGGTACACATAGCAATCCACAAAAATGACGAGCATGCAATGCACTAGTACCTTTGTGGATGCAGTGTCGAAATGCAGGGACAACAATTACAGAATGCTCCTAAAAGCAGTGCACAATGTTCTAACAAACCATTGCACACACAAATATTAAAAATCGTTCGTATGGAACACTTTGGAAAACCATTTTGAATACAGAGGTAGTCAGGTGTTTATTCTCCTTGGAAAACATTGCTTACGCCCATGACCCTCAGAGAAGAACACTACAGAGGCACGGGTGTCCGTCAATAACGCCAACTACTTAAAACACCCACGAAGGCACTTTGGTGCCTCCACTCCTATGGAGACCATGCTTAAATTGACTTCACGTCCGTTAATGAGGCCGAATGCCTTCGAAGACACATGAAACTCATAGGCCATGGCCCCCGCAATGAAAACGTGTCAATGAAGGCTTCTTAAAAACAGAGGCACGTCTTCACGTGCTTGCATCACGATCCTTCGCGTCCCTACCTCCCTTAGAATCACGTCTGTGCCTCCAGTTCGTCGGGTAAAACCGTACCTCTGTCGTGCGTAACATGTTAAGAAAGTTGCTGACAACAAAAACATCAGAAAACCGAGCATTACGTCCACCCCGCTCGCACTAAACGTGACATCACCGAAAACGCAGAGGCAGGAGCGTGCCTTACGGCCAGCTTCCGACGTATCGggtctatgaagatttacttccttCTTAATATGCGAGGTGACTATCGCAGAGGTATAGGCTCCATCATTCACCTCCGTGCCTCCGTGCCTCGGCAAGAACGACGACCGTGCTTGTAACTGTAAAGCGTATCGGACACCTTAGGGACGACCTTGCAACTATTTCAGACATGACCGTGCCTATTCCGTCGGCACATTCATGCCTCTCGCGGTTAATTGAAAAACATTCCAGGAAAACAGTAACGGACGCCTATTGTCAATCCTCGCGTCACGTACATTCGACGTACATTCCTTCGTCACACAAGTAATAGCCGTGCCTCTTCCACAGAACATATAAGTGAAAAACGATTCTTCCTACACTTGTAAAACTCGGAATGCCCTGGATAAATGTCGAATCCCACATTGCGGTAAAACCATGGAGGCCGGTGCTTCTCAGAAGCACATCTGTGGCTTTTTGCGCATGTAGTTGAGTGCACGGCTATTTATTCGTGCCCGTGCCTCACGTAGCACCATAGCACGAATTGACGTCCGTGCAATCATGTAGTTTCAACTCCGTGCCTCACGTAGCATCGTATCTGTGCCTCTTGTTTTGCCTCTCGTTGTATGAGTGCTTCTTGCAGCTGCATGACCACGCCTCTCGTTGCTTCTCGTTCTTTCTGGCCATCTCGTAGCGTCAGTTGCAACACGGACACACAATAGTGCCTCTGAAGAAACACAACACTGCTCCTACTAGCGAATGTATCACTGAAAACAATTGCCACTCCCAATAAATGTACCACGCCCGTGTGTCTGAGAGTTAAACCAGCCACTTCAAGCATGCATCTCTTGGTCAGAGACTTGTGCCTCTACATAGTGCCCCTGCATGCCTCACAAGATAAATTGTGAAAGTTAACATTTGACAGCAAACTACGCAAGACAACGATCATCTCCCCGACTTGCTGGAGATACGACGGTTGCTAAAAACATAACtgctgattttatttttattttttctaaagaaaaaCCACGATCCAGAACCCACGATGTGCACAACTGCATTGAAAGTGAGATCGTGCACTCCTTTGCCACTTCCCCGCCCTTAAATTTAGACTCCCGCCGCGGCCTTCTCACACACAAAGAAGAGAAATCGCCATTGCGCTCCCACTCATTGGTCCCCATGAAAAACCATGTTGCAGGAGGACcaactgctccaggccatgggattCACCAGGGAATTCATGGAGGTGCAGGCCCACGGCAACACAATGTTGCACCTGATCCACACCAACGACTTGCACAAGGCAACGACCACCATTGAGCAGTACGAGCGACACCTCCAGTTCGAGCGCCACAAGATCTTCGGAGTTGATGTGAAGTACACCAACGACCATGGTGAAGATCAGAAACCCGCCCTCGTCCAGCTCTCCGTCGGCAAGGATCatccggtgctgctcttccaactgagcgcGGCCGACAAGAACTGCACCAAGTTCAACAACTTCCTCGCGGACCCCAGGTACACGTTTgttggcttctccatcgacggcgacatagAGATGCTCGGCCGCGTCGGACTGGAGATCGcccacttcgtcgacatccagaaggaatggAGGGTGCCTACAACTACCAAGCCTCTGGACTCCCTTGGGGACGTCTCAGGCATCCTTGTCCACGACGTAGAGCTCACCAACGCAGAACGCGGCCGCTGGCCGTGCATGcccctgtccatgaggcacatcgagtacgcggcaaaggacgcttACGCTGCGTACGAGATATGGAGCCGCCTCACCATCATCCAGGAAGGGCTTCGCCGGGTAAAACTCGACAAGGAGCAGACAAGGAAGCGTGCTAGGTCCTGTGGCGACTACGACTACTGAAGCAGGTGGTCCCGGACAACAAAAGTATCTAGAACATTGCTCATGCCATTCTAGATTTCTCATTAGATTTGCTTTCCCTCAAGACTGTCGTTTGCTTGTTATAAATTTAGGTTTGCTTATGTCGCAgttaaccttgtagtttgcttGCAGTTTACATGTCTTTTGCACAAGTTTATTTCCAGTGCACCACAATAGGCACTTATGTGCCTACGTGCCTGTGATACCAAGGGGGCCGTGCGTAACTTGGCTTCACGTCATTTTACGCAACATTCTAGACGTCAACCAAAAGATTCACCTTCTCTTTtatatgttcattaatgaggcCTAATGCCTTCGATAACACATGGAGCCCATAGTCCATGCCCCCCGCAATGAAAATGTGTCAGTGAAAGCTTCTTTAAAGAGAGGCACACCTTCACGTCCTTGCATCACGATCCTTTTCGCGTCCGTACCTCCCTTAGAATCACGTCTCCGTGCCTCCGGTTAGTTACGTGCATGCCTCTACGTCAGGTAAAACCATACCTCTGTCGTGCGTAACATGTTAAGAAAGTTGCTGACAACAAAAACATCAGAAAACCGAGCATTACGTCGACCCCGCTGGCACTAAACGTGACGTCACCGAAAACGCAGAGGCAGGAGCTTGCCTTACGGCCAGCTTCCGACGTATCGggtctatgaagatttacttccttCTTAATATGGGAGGTGACTATCGCAGAGGTATAGGTTCCATCATTCACCTTCGTGCCTCCGTGCCTCGGCAAGAACGACGACCGTGCTTGTAATTGTAAAGCGTATCGGACACCTTAGGGACGACCTTGCAACTATTTCAGACATGACCGTGCCTATTCCGTCGGCACATTCATGCCTCTCGCGGTTAATTGAAAAACATTCCGGGAAAACAGTAATGGACGCCTATTGTCAATCCTCGCGTCACGTACATTCGACGTACATTCCTTCGTCACACAAGTAATAGCCGTGCCTCTGCCACAGAACATATGAGTGAAAAACGATTCTTCCTACACTTGTAAAACTCGGAATGCCCTGGATAAATGTCGAATCCCACCTTGCGGTAAAACCATGGAGGCCGGTGCTTCTCAGAAACACATCTGTGGCTTTTTGCGCATGTAGTCGAGTGCACGGCTATTTGTTCGTGCCCGTGCCTCACGTAGCTCCATAGCACGAATTGACGTCCGTGCAATCACGTAGTTTCAACTCCGTGCCTCACGTAGCATCGTATCTGTGCCTCTTGTTTCGCCTCTCGTTGTATGAGTGCTTCTTGCAGATGCATGACCACGCCTCTCGTTGCTTCTCGTTCTTTCTGACCATCTCGTAGCATCAGTTGCAACACGGACACACAACAGTGCCTCTAAAGAAACACAGCACTGCTCCTACTAGCGAATGTATCACTGAAAACATGTGCCACTCCCAATAAATGTACCATGCCCGTGTGTCTGAGAGTTAAACCAGCCACTTCAAGCATGCTCCTCTTGGTCAGAGACTTGTGCCTCTACATACTGCCCCTGCATGCCTCACGAGATAAATTGTAAGAGTTAACATTTGACAGCAAACTACGCAAGACAACGATCATCTCCCCGACTTGCTGGAGATACGACGGTTGCTAAAAACATAACtgctgattttatttttattttttataaagaaaaACCACGATCCAGAACCCACGATGCGCACAACCGCATCGACAGTGAGATCGTGCACTCCTTTGCCACTTCCCCGCCCTTAAATTTAGACTCCCGCCGCGGCCTTCTCACACACAAAGAACAGAAATCGCAATTGCGCTCCCACTCATTGTTCCCCACAAAAAACTAGGTTGCAGGAGGACCAACTGCTCTAGGCCATGGGATTCACCAGGGAATTCATGGAGGTGCAGGCCCACAGCAACACAAAGTTGCACGTGATCCACACCAACGACTTGCACAAGGCGACGACCACCATTGAGCAGTACGAGCGACACCTCCAGTtcgagcgccacaagatcgtcggagtTGATGTGAAGTACACCAACGACCATGGTGAAAATCAGAAACCCGCCCTCGTCCAGCTCTCCGTCGGCAAGGATCatccggtgctgctcttccaactgagcgcGGCCGACAAGAACTGCACCAAGTTCGACAACCTCCTCGCGGACCCCAGGTACATGTTTgttggcttctccatcgacggcgacgtAGAGATGCTCGGCCGCGTCGGACTGGAGATCGcccacttcgtcgacatccagaaggaatggAGGGTGCCTACAGCTACCAAGCGTCTGGACCCCATTGGGGACGTCTCAGGCATCCTTGTCCACGACGTAGAGCTCACCAACGCAGAATGCAGCTGCTGGGCGTGCATGcccctgtccatgaggcacatcgagtacgcggcaaaggacgcttACGCTGCGGATGAGATATGGAGCCGCCTCACCATCATCCAGGAAGGGCTTCGCCGAGCAAAACTCGACAAGGAGCAGACCAGGAAGCGCGCTAGGTCCTGTGGCGACTACGACTACTGAAGCAGGTGGTCCCGGACAACAAAAGTATCTAGAACATTGCTCATGCCATTCTAGATTTCTCATTAGATTTGCTTTCCCTCAAGACTGTCGTTTGCTTGTTATAAATTTAGGTTTTCTTGTGTCACAGTTCTTGTAGTTTGCTTGCAGTTTACATGTCTTTTGCACAAGTTTATTTCCAGTGCACCACAATAGGCACTTATGTGCCTATGTGCCTCTGAAACCAAGGGGACGGTGCGTAACTTGGCTTCACGTCATTTTACGCAACATTCTAGACGTCAACCAAAACATTCACCTTCTCTGTGATATGTTCATTAATGAGGCCTAATGCCTTCGAAAACACATGGAGCCCATAGTCCATGCCCCCTGCAATGAAAATGTGTCAGTGAAAGCTTCTTTAAAGCAGAGGCACACCTTCACGTCCTTGCATCACGATCCTTTTCGCGTCCGTACCTCCCTTAGAATCACGTCTCCGTGCCTCCGGTTAGTTACGTGCATGCCTCTACGTCGGGTAAAACCGTACCTCTGTCGTGCGTAACATGTTAAGAAAGTTGCTGACAACAAAAACATCAGAAAACCGAGCATTACGTCCACCCCGCTGGCACTAAACGTGACGTCACCGAAAACCCAGAGGCAGGAGCGTGCCTTACGGCCAGCTTCCGATGTATCGggtctatgaagatttacttccttCTTAATACGGGAGGTGACTATCGCAGAGGTATAGGCTCCATCATTCACCTCCGTGCCTCCGTGCCTCAGCAAGAATGACGATCGTGCTTGTAACTGTAAAGCGTATCGGACACCTTAGGGACGACCTTGCAACTATTTCAGACATGACCGTGCCTATTCCGTCGGCACATTCATGCCTCTCGCAGTTAATTGAAAAACATTCCGGGAAAACAGTAACAGACGCCTATTGTCAATCCTCGCGTCACGTACATTCGACGTACATTCCTTCGTCACAGAAGTAATAGTTGTGCCTCTGCCACAGAACATATAAGTGAAAAACGATTCTTCCTACACTTGTAAAACTCGGAATGCCCTGGATAAATGTCGAATCCCACCTTGCGGTAAAACCATGGAGGCCGGTGCTTCTCAGAAACACATCTGTGGCTTTTTGCGCATGTAGTTGAGTGCACGGCTATTTGTTCGTGCCCGTGCCTCACGTAGCACCATAGCACGAATTGACGTCCGTGCAATCACGTAGCTTCAACTCCGTGCCTCACGTAGCATCGTATCTGTGCCTCTTGTTTGGCCTCTCGTTGTATGAGTGCTTCTTGCAGCTGCATGACCACGCCTCTCGTTGCTTCTCGTTCTTTCTGGCCATCTCGTAGCGTCAGTTGCAACACGGACACACAACAGTGCCTCTGAAGAAACACAACACTGCTCCTACCAGCGAATGTATCACTGAAAACAATTGCCACTCCCAATAAATGTACCACGCCCGTGTGTCTGAGAGTTAAACTAGACACTTCAAGAATGCTTCTCTTGGTCAGAGACTTGTGCCTCTACATACTCCCCCTGCGTGCCTCACGAGATAAATTGTAAAAGTTAACATTTGACAGCAAACTACGCAAGACAATGATCATCTCCCTGACTTGCTGGAGATACGAAGGTTGCTAAAAACATAACTGctgattttatttctattttttctaAAGAAAAACCACGATCCAGAACCCACGATGTGCACAACCGCATTGACAGTGAGATCGTGCACTCCTTTGCCACTTCCCCGCCCTTAAATTTAGACTCCCACCGCGGCCTTCTCACACACAAAGAAGAGAAATCGCCATTGCGCTCGCACTCATTGGTCCCCATGAAAAACCATGTTGCAGGAGGACcaactgctccaggccatgggattCACCAGGGAATTCATGGAGGTGCAGGCCCACGGCAACACAATGTTGCACCTGATCCACACCAACGACTTGCACAAGGCAACGACCACCATTGAGCAGTACGAGCGACACCTCCAGTtcgagcgccacaagatcgtcggagtTGATGTGAAGTACACCAACGACCATGGCGAAGATCAGAAACCCGCCCTCGTCCAGCTCTCCGTCAGCAAGGATCatccggtgctgctcttccaactgagcgcGGCCGATAAGAACTGCACCaagttcgacaacttcctcgcggACCCCAGGTACACGTTTgttggcttctccatcgacggcgacatagAGATGCTCGGCCGCGTCGGACTGGAGATCGcccacttcgtcgacatccagaaggaatggAGGGTGCCTACAACTACCAAGCCTCTGGACTCCCTTGGGGACGTCTCAGGCATCCTTGTCCACGACGTAGAGCTCACCAACGCAGAACGCGGCCGCTGGGCGTGCATGCCCCtttccatgaggcacatcgagtacgcggcaaaggacgcttACTATGCGTACGAGATATGGAGCCGCCTCACCATCATCCAGGAAGGGCTTCGCCGGGTAAAACTCGACAAGGAGCAGACCAGGAAGCGTACTAGGTCCTGTGGCGACTACGACTACTGAAGCAGGTGGTCCCGGACAACAAAAGTATCTAGAACATTGCTCATGCCATTCTAGATTTCTCATTAGATTTGCTTTCCCTCAAGACTGTCGTTTGCTTGTTATAAATTTAGGTTTGCTTATGTTGCAgttaaccttgtagtttgcttGCAGTTTACATGTCTTTTGCACAAGTTTATTTCCAGTGCACCACAATAGGCACTTATGTGCCTACGTGCCTCTGATACCAAGGGGGCCGTGCGTAACTTGGCTTCACGTCATTTTACGCAACATTCTAGACGTCAACCAAAAGATTCACCTTCTCTTTGATATGTTCGTTAATGAGGCCTAATGCCTTCGAAAACACATGGAGCCCATAGTCCATGCCCAACGTAATGAAAATGTGTCAGTGAAAGCTTCTTTAAATAGAGGCACACCTTCACATCCTTGCATCACGATCCTTTTCGCGTCCGTACCTCCCTTAGAATCACGTCTCCGTGCCTCCGGTTAGTTACGTGCATGCCTCTACGTCGGGTAAAACCATACCTCTGTCGTGCATAACATGTTAAGAAAGTTGCTGACAACAAAAACATCAGAAAACCGAGCATTACGTCGACCCCGCTGGCACTAAACGTGACGTCACCGAAAACGCAGAGGCAGGAGCGTGCCTTACGGCCAGCTTCCGACGTATCGggtctatgaagatttacttccttCTTAATATGGGAGGTGAAAATCGCAGAGGTATAGGTTCCATCATTCACCTCCGTGCCTCCGTGCCTCGGCAAGAACGACGACCGTGCTTGTTATTGTAAAGCATATCGGACACCTTAGGGACGACCTTGCAACTATTTCAGACATGACCGTGCCTATTCCGTCGGCACATTCATGCCTCTCGCGGTTAATTGAAAAACATTCCGGGAAAACAGTAACGGACGCCTATTGTCAATCCTCGCGTCACGTACATTCGACGTACATTCCTTCGTCGCACAAGTAATAGCCGTGCCTCTGTCACCAACGCAGAACGCAGCCGCTAGGCGTGCATGCCCCtatccatgaggcacatcgagtacgcggcaaaggacgcttCCGCTGCGTACGAGATATGGAGCCGCCTCACCATCATCCAGGAAGGGCTTCGCCGGGCAAAACTCGACAAGGAGCAGACCAGGAAGCGCGCTAGGTCCTGTGGCGACTACCAATACTGAAGCAGGTGGTCCCGGACAACAGAAGTATCTAGAACATTGCTCATGCCATTCTAGATTTCTCATTAGATTTGCTTTCCCTCAAGACTATCATTTACTTGTTATAAATTTAGGTTTTCTTGTGTCGCAGTTAACCTTGTAGTCTGCTTGCGGTTTACATGTCTTTTGCACAAGTTTATTTCCAGTGCACCACAGTAGGCACTTATGTGCCTATGTGCCTCTGATACCAAGGGGACCGTGCGTAACTTGGCTTCACGTCATTTTACGCAACATTCTAGACGTCAACCAAAAGATTCACCTTCTCTGTGATATGTTCATTAATGAGGCCTAATGCCTTCAAAAATACATGGAGCCCATAGTCCTTGCCCCCCGCAATGAAAATGTGTCAGTGAAAGCTTCTTTAAAGCAGAGGCACACCTTCACGTCCTTGCATCACGATCCTTTTCGCGTCCGTACCTCCCTTAGAATCATGTCTCCGTGCCTCCGGTTAGTTACGTGCATGCCTCTACGTCGGGTAAAACCGTACCTCTGTCGTGTGTAACATGTTAAGAAAGTTGCTGACAACAAAAACATCAGAAAACTGAGCATTACGTCCACCCCGCTGGCACTAAACGTAACATCACCGAAAACGCAGAGGCAGCAGCGTGCCTTACGACCAGCTTCCGACGTATCGGGTCTATGACGATTTACTTCCTTCTTAATATGGGAGGTGACTATCGCAGAGGTATAGGCTCCATCATTCACCTCCGTGCCTCCGTGCCTCGGCAAGAACGACGACCGTGCTTGTAACTGTAAAGCGTATCGGACACCTTAGGGATGACCTTGTAACTATTTCAGACATGACCGTGCCTATTCCGTCGGCACATTCATGCCTCTCGCAGTTAATTGAAAAACATTCCGAGAAAACAGCAACGGACGCCTATTGTCAATCCTCACGTCACGTACATTCGACGTACATTCCTTCATCACACAAGTAATAGCCGTGCCTCTGCCACATAACATATAAGTGAAAAACGATTCTTCCTACACTTGTAAAACAGGGAATGCCCTGG
This region of Triticum aestivum cultivar Chinese Spring chromosome 2D, IWGSC CS RefSeq v2.1, whole genome shotgun sequence genomic DNA includes:
- the LOC123049851 gene encoding uncharacterized protein; its protein translation is MGFIKEFMEVQAHGNTKLHVIHTNDLHKAATTIEQYERHLEFERHKIVGVDVEYTNDVGEDQKPALVQLSVGKDHPVLLFQLSVADKNCTRFDNFLADPRYTFAGFSIEGDIEMLGRVGLEIAHFVDIQKEWRVPTATKPLDSLGDVSGIHVHDYYNNMKKKLTNAEHQCWAHMPLSMRHIEYVAKDAYAAYEIWSRLTIIQEGLRRAKLEKEQTRKRARSCGDYDY